A single genomic interval of Astyanax mexicanus isolate ESR-SI-001 chromosome 4, AstMex3_surface, whole genome shotgun sequence harbors:
- the LOC125801310 gene encoding zinc finger protein 271-like: MKPSPDMEKHQHSVKSFTKQSNLKKHQRIHTGERPYHCSDCGKSFTTQSDLKKHQRIHTGEKPYHCPDCRKSFITQSKLKIHQRIHTGEKPYHCSDCGKSFNQQSDLKKHQRIHTGEKPYYCSDCGKSFNRLETVKRHQRIHTGEKPHHCSDCGKSFNQQSDLKKHQRIHTGEKLHHCSDCGKSFNQQSDLKKHQRIHTGEKPYYCSDCGKSFNQLETVKRHQRIHTGEKPHHCSDCGKSFTEQSTLRNHQRIHTGEKPYHCSDCGKSFTTQSDLKKHQCIHTGEKPYHCSDCGKSFTKQSNLKSHQRIHTGVKPYHCSDCGKSFTKQSDLKKHQRIHTGEKNVPNLSHGN, from the coding sequence atgaagccaagtcccgacatggagaaacatcagcactctgtcaagagttttactaaacagagtaatctcaaaaaacaccagcgcattcacacaggagagagaccgtatcactgctcagactgtgggaagagttttactacccagagtgatctcaaaaaacaccagcgcattcacacaggagagaaaccatatcactgtccagactgtaggaagagttttattacacagagtaaacttaaaatacatcagcgcattcacacaggagagaaaccgtatcactgctcagactgtggaaagagttttaatcaacagagtgatctcaaaaaacaccagcgcattcacacaggagagaaaccttattactgctcagactgtgggaagagctttaatcgactggagactgtcaaacggcatcagcgcattcacacaggagagaaaccgcatcactgctcagactgtggaaagagttttaatcaacagagtgatctcaaaaaacaccagcgcattcacacaggagagaaactgcatcactgctcagactgtgggaagagttttaatcaacagagtgatctcaaaaaacaccagcgcattcacacaggagagaaaccttattactgctcagactgtgggaagagctttaatcaactggagactgtcaaacggcatcagcgcattcacacaggagagaaaccgcatcactgctcggactgtgggaagagttttactgaacagagtactctcagaaatcaccagcgcattcacacaggagagaaaccgtatcactgctcagactgtgggaagagttttactacacagagtgatctcaaaaaacaccagtgcattcacacaggagagaaaccatatcactgctcagactgtgggaagagttttactaaacagagtaatctcaaaagtcaccagcgcattcacactggagtaaaaccatatcactgctcagactgtgggaagagttttactaaacagagtgatctcaaaaaacaccagcgcattcacacaggagagaaaaatgtcccaaatttgtcccatggcaattaa